The proteins below are encoded in one region of Picrophilus oshimae DSM 9789:
- a CDS encoding DEAD/DEAH box helicase: protein MKSVKNAFDLLDDNVLSAVYRQGIIEPTLVQSMAIPLILQGKNLLIISPTGSGKTEAAILPILNMISRERPKPVSLLYVTPLRALNRDMLSRLFEYSRNLGINVQVRHSDINESERREIVRHPGDILITTPESLQIMLVNKNLREIISNIKYLVIDEVHEMAQNERGSQFSIALERLRELNHGFQVIGLSATANNEAELAEFIEPDKKIEIVKPEIRKSVEINVTLPEKASQELSDKMGCDNQYAGSIKRIYNEINNISGGSLVFVNRRYVAEDMSFRIKLMDKNARIEVHHGSLSRESRENAENDFKSGKLKALICTSSLELGIDIGTAELVVQFNSPRQINKLLQRIGRSGHSLEKTSRGLVVCNDVIELEEAMAIVGNALEGKLEDVLIRKNSLATVANQVMLELYFKKKMNYIDFYNLIKRAYPFKDLSIDDYLSVINFLASIKKIIIDGDNIIKRYSILNYYINNISMIPSEKIYRVIDQTNKKFIGTLDEKYVVNEIEPGSYFVMKGSTWRTIRIDEEKILVEPFNTAAIAPHWTGEEIPVLYRAAARVSYNRKNHIIMDFLDDESKKHLIKWYENDLATDDNIIIESQGNEIIIQVLLGTMGNFALAEILTGLLTSITGESVEMDYSPYHIYLRLNRSMNSSQIMDIIKNIDIKNIFGYIKASARRSRFFNTVFLYEARKFGVISNDADISRIRLEKIIESYINTPLYEDSIRKLVFDYMDIDILKKYLENINNVKFTLKNNISESSKTFISHYSERIMPLKPTKVIIDSIKNRLLNEEIILLCTSCGNIRTLKVRNIDSVKCPACGSYLVAAISRFDKEMLSKNDEKTIKRIKKNAHLVKEKGIIAVMAMAARGIGPETASRILEVSYINEDDFIKKIIQAETDFARNRQYWD, encoded by the coding sequence GTGAAATCTGTTAAAAATGCCTTTGATCTTCTTGATGATAATGTTTTAAGTGCCGTTTACCGGCAGGGCATCATTGAGCCAACCCTGGTTCAGAGCATGGCAATACCATTGATATTGCAGGGAAAAAATTTGCTTATAATATCACCGACAGGAAGCGGCAAGACAGAGGCTGCAATACTTCCAATACTAAATATGATATCAAGGGAAAGGCCTAAACCGGTCTCACTATTATATGTAACGCCCCTGAGGGCACTTAACCGTGATATGCTATCAAGGCTTTTTGAATATTCAAGGAATCTCGGCATCAATGTTCAGGTAAGGCATAGCGACATAAATGAATCAGAACGCAGGGAGATAGTAAGGCATCCGGGCGATATATTAATAACAACACCAGAATCGCTTCAGATCATGCTTGTAAATAAAAACCTAAGAGAAATAATATCAAATATAAAATATCTTGTTATTGACGAGGTTCATGAGATGGCCCAGAACGAGAGGGGATCACAGTTTTCAATAGCACTTGAGCGGCTCAGGGAGCTTAACCACGGCTTCCAGGTTATTGGGCTCTCAGCAACTGCAAATAACGAGGCTGAGCTTGCAGAATTCATAGAGCCTGATAAAAAAATAGAAATTGTAAAGCCGGAGATAAGAAAATCAGTTGAAATAAATGTAACGCTTCCTGAAAAGGCATCCCAGGAGCTCAGTGATAAAATGGGCTGCGATAACCAATATGCCGGATCAATAAAAAGGATTTACAATGAAATAAACAATATTTCCGGCGGTTCCCTGGTCTTTGTCAACAGAAGGTACGTTGCCGAGGATATGTCCTTTAGAATTAAGTTAATGGACAAAAATGCAAGGATCGAGGTACATCACGGATCACTGTCAAGGGAGAGCAGGGAAAATGCAGAAAACGATTTCAAATCAGGAAAATTAAAAGCTCTTATATGTACATCATCACTGGAGCTGGGTATAGACATAGGCACCGCAGAGCTTGTGGTGCAGTTCAACTCACCAAGGCAGATAAATAAACTTTTACAGCGCATAGGCAGATCAGGTCACAGCCTTGAGAAGACCTCAAGGGGCCTGGTAGTCTGCAATGATGTAATAGAGCTCGAGGAGGCCATGGCCATAGTTGGAAATGCCCTTGAAGGAAAACTAGAGGATGTTCTAATAAGAAAGAACTCGCTTGCAACCGTTGCAAACCAGGTCATGCTGGAACTTTATTTTAAAAAGAAGATGAACTATATTGATTTTTACAATTTAATAAAAAGGGCCTATCCATTTAAGGATCTAAGCATTGATGATTATTTATCAGTTATAAATTTTCTTGCATCAATAAAGAAGATTATAATCGACGGAGATAATATAATAAAAAGGTATTCCATTCTTAATTATTATATAAATAATATATCAATGATACCAAGTGAAAAGATCTATAGGGTTATAGATCAAACAAATAAAAAATTCATAGGAACACTGGATGAAAAATACGTTGTTAACGAAATAGAGCCAGGATCATACTTTGTCATGAAGGGGTCAACATGGAGAACAATAAGAATCGACGAGGAAAAGATCCTTGTTGAGCCGTTTAACACCGCGGCCATAGCCCCTCACTGGACAGGTGAGGAGATACCGGTTCTTTACAGGGCAGCCGCCAGGGTATCATATAACAGGAAAAATCATATTATAATGGATTTTCTCGATGATGAATCAAAAAAACATCTAATAAAATGGTACGAAAACGATCTTGCAACAGATGATAATATAATAATAGAATCACAGGGCAATGAAATAATAATACAGGTACTTCTAGGAACCATGGGCAACTTTGCACTTGCCGAGATACTAACAGGCCTTTTGACATCGATAACCGGTGAATCTGTTGAAATGGATTATTCGCCGTATCATATATATTTAAGATTGAACAGGAGCATGAACAGCTCACAGATCATGGATATAATAAAAAACATAGATATAAAAAACATCTTCGGCTATATTAAAGCGTCTGCCAGGCGCTCAAGGTTTTTTAACACTGTTTTTTTATATGAGGCCAGAAAATTTGGCGTCATATCAAACGATGCTGATATAAGCAGGATAAGACTGGAAAAGATTATAGAATCATATATAAATACACCGCTTTATGAGGATTCCATTAGAAAACTTGTCTTTGATTACATGGACATAGATATATTAAAAAAATATCTCGAGAATATAAACAATGTAAAATTTACATTAAAGAATAATATATCAGAAAGCTCAAAAACATTTATTTCACACTATTCAGAAAGAATAATGCCATTAAAGCCAACAAAGGTTATTATAGATTCCATAAAGAACAGGCTGCTCAATGAGGAAATTATACTTTTATGCACCTCATGTGGAAATATCAGAACATTAAAGGTTAGAAACATAGACTCTGTGAAATGTCCGGCCTGTGGATCATACCTTGTGGCAGCAATATCCAGGTTCGATAAGGAGATGCTGTCAAAAAACGATGAAAAGACAATTAAAAGAATAAAAAAGAACGCGCATCTTGTAAAGGAGAAGGGAATAATAGCGGTCATGGCAATGGCTGCCCGCGGCATAGGTCCTGAAACCGCATCTAGGATACTGGAGGTATCATACATAAACGAGGATGATTTTATAAAGAAAATCATACAGGCAGAGACTGATTTTGCAAGGAACAGGCAGTACTGGGATTAA
- a CDS encoding NAD(P)/FAD-dependent oxidoreductase — MIKIFGLGVAGSYLLARLHGSGFSVTGFDVKRDNYYIPCGYATNINKIKNFMDKINIDIDEYLLSYSDIIEISGNNFKPIYLNSRGLVTIDKNRLEKDIIEGNKKNQKIYPEIIIDATGVSRYYLGRPKDDELYYTKEYLVKKSFKDGFYFYFLKNGSGYTWSFPLNGKYHIGIGSKNINDVRNFSIKSYEKVVSRMIRLKPAFPVSINNIIGTGEAIGSVSPITGEGIVPSLETAEILFKNISKYNDLDEIKRHYDIDIKRYMSRFYKLNKLVNNVQNDKILNIENILALRAASKSLNDFGIDFRLSMVIRHFI; from the coding sequence ATGATAAAGATATTCGGCCTGGGTGTTGCAGGGTCCTACCTGCTTGCAAGGCTCCATGGATCAGGATTTAGCGTAACCGGCTTTGATGTAAAAAGGGATAATTACTATATACCATGTGGTTACGCAACAAACATAAATAAAATAAAAAATTTCATGGATAAAATAAATATTGATATAGATGAATATTTATTATCATATTCCGATATTATAGAAATATCAGGAAATAATTTTAAGCCGATTTATCTAAATTCAAGGGGTTTGGTTACAATAGATAAAAACAGGCTTGAAAAAGATATAATAGAAGGAAACAAAAAGAACCAGAAGATATATCCTGAGATAATAATAGATGCAACCGGAGTTTCAAGGTATTATCTTGGCCGTCCAAAAGATGATGAATTATATTATACAAAGGAATACCTGGTAAAAAAATCATTTAAAGATGGTTTTTATTTCTACTTTTTAAAAAATGGATCAGGATACACATGGTCATTTCCATTAAACGGCAAATATCATATAGGCATAGGATCAAAAAATATTAATGATGTAAGGAATTTTAGTATAAAATCCTATGAAAAAGTTGTTTCAAGGATGATAAGGCTAAAACCTGCCTTTCCTGTTAGTATTAACAATATTATAGGCACTGGTGAGGCCATAGGCAGTGTATCACCAATAACAGGAGAGGGCATAGTACCATCCCTTGAAACCGCCGAGATACTTTTTAAAAACATATCAAAATACAATGACCTGGATGAGATAAAGCGCCATTATGATATTGATATAAAAAGATACATGTCCAGATTTTATAAATTAAATAAACTGGTAAACAATGTCCAGAATGATAAGATATTAAATATTGAGAACATCCTTGCACTTAGAGCCGCATCAAAAAGCCTCAATGACTTTGGCATCGATTTTAGGCTTTCGATGGTTATAAGGCACTTTATTTAA